TCTCTGTCTGTTTCAGACAAATGGTTGTCAGGCAAGACCATTCAGCTATGCCGGACCTGCGCATACCGTTCTAACATGCGAGTCGAGTCGGATGTATTGACTGTCAAAAATTCTCCGGTGCGCACCCTGTGCGAGGCGTTCCAGATGAATGTGGCGCAGTACGCGGAAAGAATCGCGTTACGCGCCTTCGATACCGACGAGCAGTTCACCTGGAGCGAATACGGAGAGCGGGGCGGATCTTCCGATTGAGTCGGTGGGTGAACATGCCGTTCGGGTGGTGAACTCAGGCCACCACCCAGATCGCGCAGGCCGCCGGGCTGCCCAGGTCCACCGTCGTCGCGCCGTCGTCGGACTCCACCGCCACCGAGACCATCCCGGCGAATTCACGTCGGGTCAGCACCCGCAGCCGCGAGTCGAGATTGATGCCAACGCTGTCGAAATACCGCAGCATCTGCGGGTCGGCATCGGAGATGCGTGCCACCGTCCCGGTGTCGCCGTCGCCGCAGTCCCATAATTGCCGCGCCGGCGGTGTCGGCACCTGACCGTCCGTCGCCGGAATCGGGTCGCCGTGCGGGTCCCGCTGTGGAAATCCGAGTTTGGCGTCGATGCGGGCCATCAGCCGATCTGACACCGCGTGCTCGAGCACCTCGGCCTCGTCGTGCACTTCGTCCCAGCCGTAGCCGAGTTCGTTCACCAGAAAGGTCTCCAGCAGGCGGTGGCGGCGCACCATGGCCAGCGCAGCGCGCCGCCCGGATTCGGTCAGGGTGACCGCGCCGTATTTCGCATGATCGACCAGGCCCTGCTCAGCGAGCTTGCGAATGGACTCCGAGGCGGTGCTTGCCGATACCCCGATTTTCTCGGCCAGCATCTTGGTGCTGACCTTCTGCGGCGCTCCTTTGGGAGACCACTCCTGGGCAGTCCAAATGACCTTCAGATAATCCTGGGCAACCGCGGTGAGTCCACCAGGCTCTTCGTCCGCCCTCACACGCCAAATCTTAGGGGCAAATCTTAGGCAACCCACGCCTAACCGATGCCCTGAGATTGCCGGGACGTTAAGCGCGATGATTAGGCTAGCGGTCGTGCAGCGGTGGCGCGGCCAGGACGAGATCCCAACTGACTGGGGTCGATGCGTGCTGACCATAGGGGTTTTCGACGGGGTGCACCGAGGGCACGCCGAGTTGATTGCGCATGCGGTCAAAGCGGCCCGTGCCCGCGGAGTGCCGTCGGTGCTGATGACGTTTGACCCACACCCGATGGAGGTGGTCTATCCGGGCAGCCACCCGGCGCAGCTGACTACCCTCACCCGGCGTGCCGAACTCGTCGAAGAGCTCGGGATCGACGTCTTCCTGGTGATGCCGTTCACCACCGACTTCATGAAGCTCACCCCCGAGCGGTACGTACACGAACTGCTGGTGGAGACCCTGCACGTGGTGGAAGTGGTGGTGGGGGAGAACTTCACCTTCGGCAAGAAGGCGGCTGGCAACGTCGATACGCTGCGCCGGGCGGGCGATCGGTTCGGTTTCGCGGTGGAGTCGATGTCGCTGCTGGCTGAGCACCACAGCAACGAGAACGTGACGTTCTCCTCGACCTATATCCGGTCCTGCGTGGACGCCGGCGACGTGACGGCCGCCACCGAAGCGCTGGGCCGCCCGCACCGCGTTGAAGGCGTCGTCGTCCGTGGCTACGGCAGGGGCGCCGAGCTGGGCTTTCCCACCGCGAACGTGGCACCGCCGATGTATTCGGCGATTCCAGCCGACGGTGTCTACGCCGCGTGGTTCACCGTCCTCGGGCACGGGCCGTCGACCGGCACAGTGACTCCGGGGGAGCGGTACCAAAGCGCGGTGTCGGTTGGTACGAACCCGACCTTCTCCGGACGCACCCGCACCGTGGAGGCATTCGTCCTGGACACCAAGGCGGACCTGTACGGCCAGCATGTGGCCCTGGACTTCGTCTCCCGTATCCGCGGCCAGCAGCGGTTCGACTCGATCGACGAACTGGTCAGCGAGATCGCCGACGACACCGAGCGGACCCGCAAGCTGCTCAGCTGACTAGCTCGCCCGCCGTGATCGGCCCGGCGGACCAAGACGGGTCGACGGCCGAACAGCACGAGGGCGCAAAGTCTCAGTCCTGCTAAACTGCGCGACGACATCGGCGCGTGCTGCAGTTCGCGGTGGCCGTGCCGTTCAATCCTTGATCGCGGACCTATTGATGGAGATGTTTTCGTGGCGCTTACCGCCGAGCAGAAAAAAGAAATTCTGAAGTCCTACGGGCTGCACGAAACCGATACCGGATCCCCGGAGGCGCAGATCGCGCTGCTGACCAAGCGCATCGCGGACCTGACCGAGCACCTGAAGGTGCACAAGCACGACCATCACTCGCGGCGCGGCCTGTTGTTGCTGGTCGGTCGCCGTAAGCGGCTGGTCAAGTACCTGACCCAGATCGACGTGGAGCGCTACCGCTCGCTAATCGAACGGCTGGGTCTGCGCCGCTGACACTTGGCGCTGTCCGCGCCCTGATCACCGGGGCCGTTCTAGCCATGATCGGCGGCGCATTGACGGGATGTTCGGCGCGGCCCAGTGGGCCTGAGCTCGCCGACATCAAAGTGGGGGAGTGTCTCAAACTCGGCGGCACGCCCGATCGTCCGCAGGCAACCAAGCAAAGGTGCGGCAGCCCGGAGTCCAACTTCAAGGTCGTCGCCCTCGTCAAGGGTGGCGACCGGGCGAAATGTCCCACCGATGTCGACTCGTCTTATACGACGCACAACGCGCTCAGCGGCTCGGATTTCACGCTGTGCCTGGACGTCGACTGGGTGGTCGGCGGATGCATGAATGTGGATCCACACCACGCCGCCGACCCGGTGCGCGTCGAGTGCGGCGACGTCTCGGCGCCGCACCGCCAGCGTGCCACCGAGATCCTCACCGACCTCGACCCCCCGGTCGGCGTCGACCAGTGCGCCAGCGGTCTGGGCTACGCCTACTCCCAGCGACGGTTCGCCGTGTGTGTCGAGAACGTCAACGCGGGTGCCCGGACATGACCCGCGACCGAAAGGTTTGCTCAATCCGCCGAGTCCGCCGGTGTAGAGTGAGGTCGTTCTGGGCCGGTTAGGCCCGGACGACGTGGTGCGGTTCACGCAGATCCGCGGGTCCCGTTCCAGCGAGTCACCACGAATGTTCGCCAGGAGCTGCTCAGTCTGCATCGGGCGGTCTTCGGTAGTGGCTGCCGTGCTCCCCGGATCTGGGGCAGGTCGGCAGCTTCGATCGATGGCCGTAGCCGCATCCGGACTTTGCTGGTTCTACAGAGGGCGCCTTCGCGTGTGACGACGCGAAACAGCTGAATAACCAGAGAGGCCGCACGGACGTTATGTCTGCGACTGAAATTGAAGAAGGCGTTTTCGAATCCACCGCCACCATCGACAACGGTAGCTTCGGCACCCGCACCATCCGGTTCGAGACCGGGCGGTTGGCCTTGCAGGCCGCCGGGTCGGTGGTCGCCTACCTCGACGAGGAAAACATGCTGCTGTCGGCAACGACCGCCAGCAAGAGCCCCAAGGAACACTTCGACTTCTTCCCGTTGACGGTCGACGTCGAAGAGCGGATGTACGCCGCGGGACGCATCCCCGGCTCGTTCTTCCGGCGTGAGGGCCGGCCGTCCACTGACGCGATCTTGACCTGCCGGCTGATCGACCGGCCGCTGCGTCCGTCGTTCGTGGACGGACTGCGCAACGAGATTCAGGTCGTGGTGACGATCCTGAGCTTGGACCCCAACGATCTGTACGACGTGGTGGCGATCAACGCGGCGTCGGCGTCCACTCAGCTGGCCGGCCTGCCGTTCTCCGGCCCGGTCGGCGGTGTCCGGGTCGCCCTGATCGACGGGACTTGGGTTGCGTTCCCCACCGTCGAACAACTCGAGCGGGCCGTATTCGACATGGTCGTAGCCGGGCGGATCGTCGGCACCGACGGTGACGGCAAGCCCGACGTGGCGATCATGATGGTCGAGGCCGAGGCCACCGACAAGGTGATCGAGCTGGTCGAAGGCGGCGCACAGGCGCCGACCGAAACCGTGGTGGCCGAGGGTCTCGAGGCGGCCAAGCCATTCATTGCTGCGCTGTGCACCGCGCAGCAGGAGCTCGCCGATGCTGCCGCGAAGCCCACCGCCGACTACCCGGTCTTCCCTCCCTACGAGGAGGACGTGTACTACTCGGTGGCCACGGTGGCCACCGACGAGCTGGCCGCCGCGCTGAGCATCGGCGGCAAGGCCGAGCGCGACGCGCGCACCGACGAGATCAAGGCCCAAGTGCTCGAGCGGCTGGCCGACACCTACGAAGGCCGCGAGAAGGAGATCAGCGCGGCGTTTCGGTCGCTGACCAAGAAGCTGGTTCGCCAGCGCATCCTGAGCGATCACTTCCGCATCGACGGCCGCGGCATCACCGACATCCGCGCGTTGTCGGCGGAAGTAGCGGTGGTGCCCCGAGCGCACGGCAGCGCACTGTTCGAGCGTGGTGAAACCCAGATCCTGGGTGTGACCACGCTGGACATGGTGAAGATGGCGCAGCAGATTGACTCGCTGGGCCCGGAAACCTCCAAGCGGTACATGCACCACTACAACTTCCCGCCGTTCTCCACCGGGGAGACCGGCCGGGTCGGCTCGCCCAAGCGGCGCGAGATCGGGCACGGCGCGCTCGCCGAGCGGGCGCTGATCCCGGTGCTGCCGCCCGTCGAGGAGTTCCCGTACGCGATCCGTCAGGTATCCGAGGCGCTGGGCTCCAACGGCTCGACGTCGATGGGGTCGGTGTGCGCGTCCACGCTGGCGCTGCTCAACGCCGGTGTTCCGCTGAAGGCGCCGGTGGCCGGCATCGCGATGGGCCTGGTCTCCGACGACGTCGAGGGTGAGACCCGCTACGTGACGCTGACCGACATCCTGGGTGCCGAGGACGCGTTCGGCGACATGGACTTCAAGTGCGCCGGCACCAAGGACTTCGTCACCGCGCTGCAGCTGGACACCAAGCTCGACGGCATCCCGTCGAAGGTGCTGGCGGGCGCTCTCGCCCAGGCCAAAGACGCGCGGCTGACCATCCTCGAGGTGATGGCCGAGGCCATCGACGCCCCTGACGAGATGAGCCCGTTCGCGCCGCGAGTCACCACGATCAAGGTCCCGGTGGACAAGATCGGTGAGGTCATCGGCCCCAAGGGCAAGGTCATCAACGCGATCACTGAGGAGACCGGGGCGCAGATCTCCATCGAGGACGACGGCACCGTGTTCGTCGGCGCCACCGATGGTCCGTCCGCGCAGGCCGCCATCGACCGAATCAACGCGATCGCCAACCCGCAGCTGCCGACGGTGGGTGAGCGGTTCCTCGGAACCGTGGTCAAGACCACCGATTTCGGTGCGTTCGTGTCGTTGCTGCCTGGTCGCGACGGCTTGGTGCACATCTCCAAGCTGGGCCGCGGCAAGCGGATCGCAAAGGTCGAGGATGTCGTCAACGTCGGCGACAAGCTGCGCGTGGAGATCGCCGACATCGACAAGCGGGGCAAGATCTCGCTGGTCTTGGTGGCTGAAGACGACGCAGCGGCTCCCGCCGAGACTGCGCCGGCTGAGCCGGCTGAGTCGGCCGCGGCGGCCGGCAGCTGATCTGGCGGGTGGCAACCAACGCTGAGCCCGCCGGGGCGCTCCGCGCTGGCGGCGTGCGTCGCAGCACGCTGCCAGGCGGCCTGCGGGTGGTCACCGAACACTTGCCCGCAGTGCGCTCGGCGTCGGTCGGCGTCTGGGTTGGTGTCGGGTCCCGCGACGAGGGCGCGACGGTGGCCGGGGCTGCGCACTTCCTCGAGCACCTGCTGTTCAAGTCGACCCCGACCCGTACTGCCGTCGACATCGCCCAGGCGATGGACGCCGTGGGGGGCGAACTAAACGCCTTCACCGCAAAAGAGCACACCTGTTACTACGCCCATGTCTTGGACAGCGACTTAGAGCTGGCCGTTGACCTGGTTGCCGACGTGGTGCTCAACGGCCGCTGTGCGGTCGACGACGTTGAACTGGAACGCGACGTCGTGCTCGAGGAAATCGCGATGCGCGACGACGACCCCGAGGACGCGCTGACCGATACGTTCATGACCGCGCTGTTCGGCGACCATCCGGTGGGTCGTCCGGTGATCGGCAGCACGCAGTCGGTGTCGTCGATGACGCGCTCGCAGCTGCATTCGTTTCACGTGCGCCGCTACACCCCGGAGCGGATGGTGGTGGCCGTCGCCGGCAACGTTGAGCACGACGAGGTGGTGCGGTTGGTGCGCGAGCACTTCGGGTCGCGGCTGGTCCGCGGCCGCCGGCCGTCGCCACCGCGCAAGGGTGCGGGCCGGGTCAACGGGCGCCCTACCTTGCTGCTGAACAGCCGCGATGCCGAGCAGACGCACGTGTCGCTGGGCCTTCGCACGCCCGGCCGCGGTTGGGAGCACCGCTGGGCGCTGGCGGTGCTGCACACCGCACTCGGCGGCGGGCTCAGTTCCCGGCTGTTCCAGGAGATCCGCGAGACCCGCGGGCTGGCCTACTCGGTGTACTCGGCGTTGGACCTGTTCGCGGACAGCGGGGCGCTGTCGGTCTATGCCGCCTGCTTGCCGGAACGCTTCGCCGAAGTGATGAAGGTGACCAGCGCGGTGCTGGAAACGGTTGCCCGCGATGGGATCACCGAATCGGAGTGCCGGATCGCCAAAGGGTCGCTGCGGGGCGGGCTGGTGCTGGGGCTGGAGGATTCCGGGTCGCGGATGAGCCGCATCGGCCGCAGCGAGCTCAACTACGGCGCGCACCGCAGCATCGAACACACCTTGCGGCAGATCGACAGAGTGACCCTCGACGAAGTCAACGTGGTGGCGCGACGCTTGCTCGGCAACCCCTACGGCGCCGCTGTCGTCGGACCATATAGGTCGAAACGCACACTGCCACAACAACTTCGCGCGATGG
The nucleotide sequence above comes from Mycobacterium vicinigordonae. Encoded proteins:
- the mntR gene encoding manganese-binding transcriptional regulator MntR; its protein translation is MRADEEPGGLTAVAQDYLKVIWTAQEWSPKGAPQKVSTKMLAEKIGVSASTASESIRKLAEQGLVDHAKYGAVTLTESGRRAALAMVRRHRLLETFLVNELGYGWDEVHDEAEVLEHAVSDRLMARIDAKLGFPQRDPHGDPIPATDGQVPTPPARQLWDCGDGDTGTVARISDADPQMLRYFDSVGINLDSRLRVLTRREFAGMVSVAVESDDGATTVDLGSPAACAIWVVA
- a CDS encoding bifunctional riboflavin kinase/FAD synthetase; this encodes MQRWRGQDEIPTDWGRCVLTIGVFDGVHRGHAELIAHAVKAARARGVPSVLMTFDPHPMEVVYPGSHPAQLTTLTRRAELVEELGIDVFLVMPFTTDFMKLTPERYVHELLVETLHVVEVVVGENFTFGKKAAGNVDTLRRAGDRFGFAVESMSLLAEHHSNENVTFSSTYIRSCVDAGDVTAATEALGRPHRVEGVVVRGYGRGAELGFPTANVAPPMYSAIPADGVYAAWFTVLGHGPSTGTVTPGERYQSAVSVGTNPTFSGRTRTVEAFVLDTKADLYGQHVALDFVSRIRGQQRFDSIDELVSEIADDTERTRKLLS
- the rpsO gene encoding 30S ribosomal protein S15 encodes the protein MALTAEQKKEILKSYGLHETDTGSPEAQIALLTKRIADLTEHLKVHKHDHHSRRGLLLLVGRRKRLVKYLTQIDVERYRSLIERLGLRR
- the lppU gene encoding LppU family putative lipoprotein — its product is MIGGALTGCSARPSGPELADIKVGECLKLGGTPDRPQATKQRCGSPESNFKVVALVKGGDRAKCPTDVDSSYTTHNALSGSDFTLCLDVDWVVGGCMNVDPHHAADPVRVECGDVSAPHRQRATEILTDLDPPVGVDQCASGLGYAYSQRRFAVCVENVNAGART
- a CDS encoding polyribonucleotide nucleotidyltransferase — its product is MSATEIEEGVFESTATIDNGSFGTRTIRFETGRLALQAAGSVVAYLDEENMLLSATTASKSPKEHFDFFPLTVDVEERMYAAGRIPGSFFRREGRPSTDAILTCRLIDRPLRPSFVDGLRNEIQVVVTILSLDPNDLYDVVAINAASASTQLAGLPFSGPVGGVRVALIDGTWVAFPTVEQLERAVFDMVVAGRIVGTDGDGKPDVAIMMVEAEATDKVIELVEGGAQAPTETVVAEGLEAAKPFIAALCTAQQELADAAAKPTADYPVFPPYEEDVYYSVATVATDELAAALSIGGKAERDARTDEIKAQVLERLADTYEGREKEISAAFRSLTKKLVRQRILSDHFRIDGRGITDIRALSAEVAVVPRAHGSALFERGETQILGVTTLDMVKMAQQIDSLGPETSKRYMHHYNFPPFSTGETGRVGSPKRREIGHGALAERALIPVLPPVEEFPYAIRQVSEALGSNGSTSMGSVCASTLALLNAGVPLKAPVAGIAMGLVSDDVEGETRYVTLTDILGAEDAFGDMDFKCAGTKDFVTALQLDTKLDGIPSKVLAGALAQAKDARLTILEVMAEAIDAPDEMSPFAPRVTTIKVPVDKIGEVIGPKGKVINAITEETGAQISIEDDGTVFVGATDGPSAQAAIDRINAIANPQLPTVGERFLGTVVKTTDFGAFVSLLPGRDGLVHISKLGRGKRIAKVEDVVNVGDKLRVEIADIDKRGKISLVLVAEDDAAAPAETAPAEPAESAAAAGS
- a CDS encoding M16 family metallopeptidase, which encodes MATNAEPAGALRAGGVRRSTLPGGLRVVTEHLPAVRSASVGVWVGVGSRDEGATVAGAAHFLEHLLFKSTPTRTAVDIAQAMDAVGGELNAFTAKEHTCYYAHVLDSDLELAVDLVADVVLNGRCAVDDVELERDVVLEEIAMRDDDPEDALTDTFMTALFGDHPVGRPVIGSTQSVSSMTRSQLHSFHVRRYTPERMVVAVAGNVEHDEVVRLVREHFGSRLVRGRRPSPPRKGAGRVNGRPTLLLNSRDAEQTHVSLGLRTPGRGWEHRWALAVLHTALGGGLSSRLFQEIRETRGLAYSVYSALDLFADSGALSVYAACLPERFAEVMKVTSAVLETVARDGITESECRIAKGSLRGGLVLGLEDSGSRMSRIGRSELNYGAHRSIEHTLRQIDRVTLDEVNVVARRLLGNPYGAAVVGPYRSKRTLPQQLRAMVG